The Panicum hallii strain FIL2 chromosome 9, PHallii_v3.1, whole genome shotgun sequence genome has a window encoding:
- the LOC112876804 gene encoding plant intracellular Ras-group-related LRR protein 5-like, translating to MTPATAEAVEELTRLYRELPPRPAVEEVEAAAAVLASADAEEEARLAEADGEPAARAREGVPAELLDVLREARRNAIRLRALQQRKEAAHVVELERRFKVFDDLIQRASRVVSPGDEGGGWGHAAAVVNEVVEVEAKRKPELAAAVAAAATEIDRGSKGGLGFETKSVSSLRRAASADNDTEKLGLIQVASLIESSAKKGTTELNLRGKLVDQVEWLPVSLGKLQDVTELDLSENRIMALPSTIGSLRYLTKLDLHANQLINLPDTFGELSSLIDLDLRANQLKSLPSSFGNLTSLANLDLSSNMLKVLPDCLGKLTNLRRLIAETNELEELPYTIGSCTSLVELRLDFNQLKALPEAIGKLEKLEILTLHYNRIKGLPTTIGQLTRLRELDVSFNEVEIIPENICFAASLVKLNVSRNFADLRALPRSIGELEMLEELDISSNQIRVLPDSFGYLSKLRVFVADETPLEVPPKEVVKLGAQEVVNFMKNMVASRGASQKETDKRSFWAWLRTLFGCCKKDQGLGSVQLS from the exons atgacgccggcgacggcggaggcggtggaggagctCACGCGGCTGTACCGGGAGCTCCCGCCGCGCCCGGCcgtggaggaggtggaggcggcggcggcggtgctggccTCGGCggacgcggaggaggaggcgcggctcGCCGAGGCCGACGGGgagccggcggcgcgggcgcgggagggCGTGCCCGCCGAGCTCCTCGACGTGCTGCGGGAGGCCAGGCGCAACGCCATCAGGCTCCGCGCGCTGCAGCAGCGGAAGGAGGCCGCGCACGTCGTCGAGCTCGAGAGGAGGTTCAAGGTCTTCGACGACCTCATCCAGAGGGCGTCGCGCGTGGTGTCCCCCGGTGATGAGGGAGGGGGCTGGGGtcatgccgccgccgtcgtcaaCGAGGTCGTGGAGGTGGAGGCCAAGCGGAAGCCGGAGCTGGCGGCAGCGGTGGCTGCCGCGGCAACAGAGATAGACCGCGGAAGCAAGGGCGGATTGGGCTTCGAAACCAAGTCCGTCTCGTCGCTGCGTCGGGCTGCTTCTGCAG ATAATGACACAGAAAAACTGGGCCTTATCCAAGTGGCAAGCCTTATAGAGTCATCAGCAAAGAAGGGGACTACAGAGCTCAATCTCCGGGGTAAGCTGGTGGACCAAGTTGAGTGGCTCCCTGTTTCACTTGGGAAATTACAAGACGTTACTGAGCTTGATCTATCTGAGAATAGGATCATGGCACTCCCATCAACAATCGGTAGCCTTAGATACTTGACAAAGCTTGACCTCCATGCAAACCAGCTGATCAATCTGCCTGATACCTTTGGGGAACTTTCCAGCCTGATTGATCTTGACTTGCGTGCAAACCAGCTTAAATCTCTTCCTTCATCATTTGGAAATCTCACGAGCTTGGCAAATCTTGACCTGAGCTCAAATATGTTGAAGGTCCTTCCTGATTGTTTAGGAAAGTTAACAAACTTGAGAAGGTTAATTGCTGAGACAAACGAGCTTGAGGAGCTACCATATACTATTGGATCTTGCACCTCTCTCGTGGAACTTAGATTGGATTTTAATCAGCTAAAAGCCCTTCCAGAAGCCATTGGAAAGTTGGAAAAGCTGGAGATCCTCACATTACACTACAACAGAATCAAAGGCCTGCCCACAACAATTGGCCAGCTTACCAGACTGAGAGAGCTGGATGTCAGTTTCAATGAAGTTGAAATTATCCCTGAGAACATTTGCTTTGCGGCCAGCCTTGTGAAGTTGAACGTCAGCAGGAACTTTGCCGACTTAAGAGCACTGCCAAGATCGATAGGGGAACTTGAGATGCTAGAGGAGTTGGACATCAGTAGTAACCAGATACGAGTACTGCCGGACTCGTTTGGTTACCTCTCCAAACTACGGGTATTTGTTGCTGATGAAACTCCACTGGAAGTACCACCTAAAGAAGTTGTGAAATTAGGAGCACAG GAGGTGGTTAATTTTATGAAGAATATGGTTGCTTCTAGGGGAGCAAGCCAGAAGGAAACAGATAAGAGGAGCTTCTGGGCCTGGCTCCGCACGCTGTTCGGTTGTTGCAAAAAGGATCAAGGATTGGGATCAGTTCAGCTTAGCTGA